The region TTATGTCGCTCAGAATTAGGTTATGAATTACCACTGCACATACTTGAAAAGGCGTGGGTTGGAAGTGTTGATATAAGTGCCTTGTTTGCATGGTGTGTTTTTCAATCACACCAATTAACGAGTAATGAATTTTTTAATTCAGATCCAATAGAGGGATCTGAAAATAGTCAATATGCTAAATCTTTTCAGTCATTTCTCTATCAATGTGGCTTTCATCTTTTAGATATAACTCCTTGTGCAGATGGTCGATTAGCTCATGCTATTTCTTATGCATTACGTATACCTTTTAGCTCTGTTAGGAGGCGTTCTCATGCAGGTGCACTATTTAATATTGAAAAAACAGTTAATCGTTGGATTAAAACCGAACATAGTAGATATAGAGAGTCAACTCCGAATTCTGCAACTGAGCCAACAAGATATTTAAAATCAGTAATCTATCATTTTAGTTCTGTTGATCCTACACACCAAGGATGTGCTGCTCATGGTAGTAATGATGAATTAGCAGCATCAGAAGGCCTACAGCGATTATTGGATTTTAGGGAAGCAGTCGAAAATAGTTTTTGTTGTGGTGCCTCTGTTGATTTGCTTTTAATTGGAATTGATACTGATACAGATGCAATAAGAGTTCATACGCCTTCGAAAACCAATGAAGTTGATTTGAAATCATGGGTTTGTGCAAATGAAATATACAAAGAGACTCAATTTCTAAAAGCTGAAGAGGCTCTTCAAAAAATTCAAGAAAATATCAAAGGTGTTTGCCCTGGAGAAACAGATCCAAATATGGTTATGTTTATTACCCGACTCATTTCAAATAATATTTCTCAAATTGATTATGTAAAAAACTTTCACGATGGAAGTTATAAAGATGCAGGTCATGCTGAGAGGTTTATTGGTGTAGGTATTGGTTTTAAAGAAGTTCACTTAAGGAATCTTACTTATTTTGCTCATTTGGAGACTGTTGAACAAGGAGCTCCTGATCTCGACGTCGGAGTGAAAATTTTTACAGGTCTAAATATCTCGAGAAGTTTACCAATCCCTATTGTTATTCGCTTTGATTACTCAGGTAGTGTCCCTCATGCTAGAAATAGAGCATTATCTGATTGTCATAGAATTAATGAGGCTATTAAGTCTCGTTATCGAGATTTAATCGATAATGGTTCACTTCACACATTTCTTACTATTCGAGATCGAGATAAAAAGGCTCCTGCAGAAGTTGTAGGTTCTTCCCTCGATCCAGTCACTCAGGAGGCTCACTAAATGCTCATTTGTAAAGTTCTCAAACCACTTGTCTCAACCAATCGTATTCCAGGCTTTGAACATAAGCATTTACAGGTTGTATTAGACGGTAGCTCAAAAAAAGTTGCTGTTGATGCTGTTGGATGTAAACCAGATGATTGGGTTATATGTGTAGGAAGTTCTGCCGCTCGCGAAGCTGCAGGTAGTAAGTCTTATCCAAGTGATTTAACTATTGTTGGTATTATTGATCATTGGGATCCAGAGACACAACAACAGATTTCTGGAGGAGCAAAGTAATGGAGATTATGCAAGTTATGGGCCGCTTGGTATGTACACAGAGAGTGGAAGGGCTAGGACACATGCACTTAAGAATATTGTGCAATAACAAAGGGAAAAGACTTGTGGCTGTTGATCCTGTCGGTGCTAGAGAAGGTAATTGGGTTTTTACCGCAACAGGAACCGCGGCGAGGTGGGGATGCCCAGACCCCAATGTTCAAACTGATTTAACTATTGGTGGGATTATTGATAATTGGTCACCCGATGAATAATTTGATCACTGTTCAATAAAGCTTAATTTTATAAATTCCTAAACTATGACTAACTCTTCAAATCGTCGATCAAAAAGTAGTAATAAAAATACTAAACCTAAAGATCAGGTTGTTGATGTTACTCCTTTGAATTCAACAGGGCAACCAAAAACTTCTTCTGAAATTAAGTCTCCGTCAAATGAAAATTCCTCTACTACTATAAAAACTACTACTTCTAAAAAAAATTCCAATGCTTCTGGGATTGGTGGATCATCCAAATCCCAAATTGGAAAAAACAAAGGTTTCGAACCAAATTCAAATTTTGGAATTGCTTTAGGAATGATTGAAACTCGTGGACTAGTACCAGCAATAGAAGCAGCAGATGCAATGACTAAGGCTGCTGAAGTTAATTTGATCGTTAAGGAGCTTGTTGGTGGAGGATATGTAACAGTAATGGTTCGTGGTGAAACTGGCGCTGTAAATGCTTCCGTGAGAGCAGGTGCTGATGCTTGTGAGCGAGTAGGGGATGGGTTAGTTGCTGCACATATAATTGCTCGACCTCATGTTGAGGTCGAGCCAGCATTGAAAGGAAGTGGAGCGAAAAGGAGAAGCTGAGTAATTTTTAATTAATAAATTATTTCTTCAATCAATTCACGATGTAGTAGCTTTTATAAAAGATAAGTTTTTTTCATGGAAGGGTGGAGGCAAAAAAAAAGACCTGAGTCTCTAGAAAAAAGATTTGAATTTAAATCTTATGAAAAAAATAGAGATTTTCTTGATGCTCTAGGTGATTTTTGTGAGAAGGTCAATCGCTTTCCCGATATAAGTTTCGGGAAAACTTATGCAAATATAACTATCAGGCCTCTAGAAAATAATGAGAAAGAGGAAATATCAAAAGATGATCATGATTTTGCAAGTAAAATAGATTTTTTAAATAAACAACAAGAAAATTAATCTTCCTCTTTTGGTTGCTCTAAATCTCGTTTTATTAATGCCATTAGATAGGAGGGGGTTTTATATCTTCCTGGTAAACACCTATTAAGAGTCTCTAAGTGGCTCCAGCAAACAGTTCTTTGAATTTGATCAGAGGTACGACCTTGTTGCAAAAGCCTCCTAAGTGCTTTGCAGTAAAGAGGGTATCCTGCTTCTAGTTCGCCAATAGTCAACTTGGCAGTGGACATTATTTGATGCGAATCAATTATTAATTTAGACAATAATGGGTCCACTTAGCAAAGTGGCAAGGTTCTATTTAGTCACAATGTTGTTTTTACTTCTTGTTTTCTAACCAGGCTATGCAATCTATCTCGATTTTTCCTCCTTTCGGAAGATTTGATACTTCAACGCAAGCTCTTGCGGGGCTTACTGTTTCGCTAAAAGTTTCTGCATAAATTTCATTTACTTTTGCGAAATCATTTAAATCAGTTAAGTAAATGGTTGTTCTTATGACGTTTGAACTTTTTCCTCCAGCTGCTTTGACTACTGCGATCAAATTTTTTAGAACTTGTTTGGCTTCTTCTTCTATATCTCCATTCCCGATCATTTCGCCAGTTGAAGGATCTAAAGCAATTTGTCCTGAGCAATACAAAAAGTTTTCTACCAAAATAGCTTGGTTGTAGGGGCCAACGGGTTTAGGCGCAAATTTTGTTTCGATTGGCTCTATCGCTGAACTTTTCATGAATGATTCGTCTTGATTCAAGAGATTTGATACACAAATTGGAATTTAACATTTCCAACAATCTTTGTGTCTCCTTAGAATTGTAAATTGATCTACATTTTCTGCTCTTAAAAATAGATTTGTTTTTCTTTCTTCTGATAGTGTTGATGGGAGACTAGGCATTCCTTTCTGAAGTTTATTTTGAATGAGCTTTAATCTTTCAATAATAGAAATATTTTCAGGTTCTAATGTTAAGGCCCACTTTAAGTTGTTTTCTGTATATTCATGAGCTGAGTATATTTTTGTATTTTTTGGAAGGGAATTTAGTTTATATAAACTTTGAAACATTTGAGTAGGAGTTCCTTCTAGTAGACGCCCACAACCTCCACCAAATAAGGTATCTCCAGGAAATAATATATTATACTTACTGGTTGCTTTTGATATATAAAAAGCTATATGGTTGTTAGTGTGTCCATTTACTTCAATAACTTTAATCTCACTATCCATTAAACGAAAAATATCATTATCATCCACTGAAAAAGTTTGAAAAGGGATTCTTTTAAGTTCTTTTTTCGAAGCAATTACATTTGCATCCGGCCATCGTTTAATTAACTTTTGTGTCCCACCAATATGGTCATCATGATGATGAGTTTGAAGAATAGCTTTTAATGTTAGGTCTTTTTCTGACAGCCATTTTTCTACTGGGCCAGAGATGGAAGGATCTACTACCACTGCATTGCAATTGTGGACCCATACCCATACGATATTGTCCTGTAAGACAGTGATTGGGTAAATAGTGAACTCGCTTTTTTTCTCTAGCATTGTTTATCTAGTAAATGGAATAGTTAAAGTCCACCCCAATAGTTTTTGACATGTTTACTGTTGCTTTAGCTAAAGGTGCCTTATTGAAAGAATCAGTCTCAATGTTCTCTGACGTTGGACTTGACTTCTCAGCTGTTTTAGAAGATAGCAATAGGCAATTAATGGTTCCTTCAGTTTGTGGCCGAGCGAAAGCTCTTTTGGTTCGAAACAGTGATGTTCCTGTCTATGTATCTTATGGCCAGGCGCAACTAGGAATAGTCGGTTTTGATGTACTACAAGAGCAGAAATTGCAAGTATCTAATTTAGTAGACCTTGGTTTTGGAGAGTGTCATATGTCTGTTGCAGTTAAATCGAGCAGTGGTTATTTGAGTGCTTCTGATTTGCCTCCAAACTGCCGGGTGGCAAGTAAATTTACTAATTGCTCTAAGAAATTTTTTGATCAAATTGATTTGCCCGTTCAGTTGGTACATCTGAGTGGATCAGTTGAACTTGGTCCTATAACAGGTATGGCTGAAGCAATCGTTGATTTGGTCGCGACTGGTCGTACTCTTAGAGATAATGGTCTTATAGAAATTGAAGAACTTTTTAAATCAAGTGCTCGGCTGGTTGGGCATCCACTATCCCTA is a window of Prochlorococcus marinus str. MIT 0917 DNA encoding:
- a CDS encoding carboxysome shell carbonic anhydrase, whose product is MAYRNLAKKSLRGPTAPMKRFVDLENQGLNSEVIKTTNSFSDEIKTISSFSKDHPLTNSQENQKLNQYEKKVKGRFDNIVPLLKRVSSLQNDLNFVERAQNLCRSELGYELPLHILEKAWVGSVDISALFAWCVFQSHQLTSNEFFNSDPIEGSENSQYAKSFQSFLYQCGFHLLDITPCADGRLAHAISYALRIPFSSVRRRSHAGALFNIEKTVNRWIKTEHSRYRESTPNSATEPTRYLKSVIYHFSSVDPTHQGCAAHGSNDELAASEGLQRLLDFREAVENSFCCGASVDLLLIGIDTDTDAIRVHTPSKTNEVDLKSWVCANEIYKETQFLKAEEALQKIQENIKGVCPGETDPNMVMFITRLISNNISQIDYVKNFHDGSYKDAGHAERFIGVGIGFKEVHLRNLTYFAHLETVEQGAPDLDVGVKIFTGLNISRSLPIPIVIRFDYSGSVPHARNRALSDCHRINEAIKSRYRDLIDNGSLHTFLTIRDRDKKAPAEVVGSSLDPVTQEAH
- a CDS encoding carboxysome peptide A, which gives rise to MLICKVLKPLVSTNRIPGFEHKHLQVVLDGSSKKVAVDAVGCKPDDWVICVGSSAAREAAGSKSYPSDLTIVGIIDHWDPETQQQISGGAK
- a CDS encoding carboxysome peptide B, translating into MEIMQVMGRLVCTQRVEGLGHMHLRILCNNKGKRLVAVDPVGAREGNWVFTATGTAARWGCPDPNVQTDLTIGGIIDNWSPDE
- a CDS encoding BMC domain-containing protein; the encoded protein is MTNSSNRRSKSSNKNTKPKDQVVDVTPLNSTGQPKTSSEIKSPSNENSSTTIKTTTSKKNSNASGIGGSSKSQIGKNKGFEPNSNFGIALGMIETRGLVPAIEAADAMTKAAEVNLIVKELVGGGYVTVMVRGETGAVNASVRAGADACERVGDGLVAAHIIARPHVEVEPALKGSGAKRRS
- a CDS encoding 4a-hydroxytetrahydrobiopterin dehydratase, which translates into the protein MEGWRQKKRPESLEKRFEFKSYEKNRDFLDALGDFCEKVNRFPDISFGKTYANITIRPLENNEKEEISKDDHDFASKIDFLNKQQEN
- a CDS encoding DUF3136 domain-containing protein, coding for MSTAKLTIGELEAGYPLYCKALRRLLQQGRTSDQIQRTVCWSHLETLNRCLPGRYKTPSYLMALIKRDLEQPKEED
- a CDS encoding RidA family protein; its protein translation is MKSSAIEPIETKFAPKPVGPYNQAILVENFLYCSGQIALDPSTGEMIGNGDIEEEAKQVLKNLIAVVKAAGGKSSNVIRTTIYLTDLNDFAKVNEIYAETFSETVSPARACVEVSNLPKGGKIEIDCIAWLENKK
- the gloB gene encoding hydroxyacylglutathione hydrolase: MLEKKSEFTIYPITVLQDNIVWVWVHNCNAVVVDPSISGPVEKWLSEKDLTLKAILQTHHHDDHIGGTQKLIKRWPDANVIASKKELKRIPFQTFSVDDNDIFRLMDSEIKVIEVNGHTNNHIAFYISKATSKYNILFPGDTLFGGGCGRLLEGTPTQMFQSLYKLNSLPKNTKIYSAHEYTENNLKWALTLEPENISIIERLKLIQNKLQKGMPSLPSTLSEERKTNLFLRAENVDQFTILRRHKDCWKC
- the hisG gene encoding ATP phosphoribosyltransferase gives rise to the protein MFTVALAKGALLKESVSMFSDVGLDFSAVLEDSNRQLMVPSVCGRAKALLVRNSDVPVYVSYGQAQLGIVGFDVLQEQKLQVSNLVDLGFGECHMSVAVKSSSGYLSASDLPPNCRVASKFTNCSKKFFDQIDLPVQLVHLSGSVELGPITGMAEAIVDLVATGRTLRDNGLIEIEELFKSSARLVGHPLSLRLDKGPLQEIIDSLQIQSQTRF